Genomic DNA from Gemmatimonadota bacterium:
ATCCCATGCTCTGAGAATTTGAACAGCCCTGCCAACCTCCCAGTTGGGATCGAATAGCACGGGCCAGACGCGGTTATAAGCGCGGTAAATCAGCCCTTTATATTCTTCTGCGTCAACGAGATAATCGTCTCGAAGCAAAGCCTGCATATCGCCAACCGCAATATTCTGATGCGTGAGCAACCAGTTCACAATCCGCTGTGCGCGATAATTGGGTGTCCCCCACCCCAAAAACGATGGGAAATCGTCCCTTTTAAGACCGCTATCAATCGCAACCACATCTGGCGAGACATTGCAATTCTGTAAAGAGCCAGAAGTGGGATTATGCACCTGCGGCAATTGAGAAAATGCGATCATACCTCTCCACTCTGTCTCAGGCATCCATCCCGGCACAGGCGCGCGCCAATCGAAATCTTCTGATCGCACGGGACAGCGACCATTAAACACGTAAAAAATCTCGCCCATCACATCGCCGTATATCACATTAAAAACCGGTAGCTCCAAATGCGAAAGCGCCTGCTGAAACGCGCCCAGTGACACCGCGCGATTCATCGCCAATAACTGACCCATTGCATCCACGCGATCAGCCACACTCGTACGCGCAGCATAAGCCCAGTTGCCAATCGTCTTATAGACTGGACCGTGATCGGTATAGAAAAATCCGCGTTCAACTTCCCGCATCCCCTCCTCGGTATGGATTTTCACGCGCCGCGACACCACGCGCCTTTTCTCATCACCATAAAAATAGCGTCTGGGATTGATGGGATCCAGACGCTCTTCGTACAAATCAAAAACATCAATATCATTGGTGGTAATTGACCAGGCAATGTGACCATTGTGACCGACAAAAATAACCGGCAGACCAAAAAATGTCGCCCCCATCACATCCAAACCCGCATTGCTAACCAGATGCGCCTCGCAAAGCTGAAAAGGCGTTGTGTATGGCAACTGCACATCCATAGCCAGTACGGGTGCGCCGCTGTCAGACCGGGACGGTCCTGCAACCCATAGATTGGATCCTGGCAATTTGGGAACCGCAGTCGTCAATCCCACCTGAGCCAATTCGGATTCACCAGTCTGCTCGGCAAACAAAAACAAAATCCACCGCGCAAGAGCCACTACATCTACCGCCCGCACGTCCTGCACCCACTGTGGCAATACCTGTCGATGAATTTCAATATAGTGGTTGATACCCCCAACAAAAGCCGCGATATATTGCCGCGTCTCCTCAGAAATATCCCCATACCGTTCACCCGCAACACTGTGAATGCGCCATCGCAAAGCCATTTCATCTAATTTTAAGGCTGAAGCACCCTCGACCTCGGCCAAACGCCCTCTGGCCTGGCGAAAATTCTTCAACATCTGCAGGAGATGATCTTCTGCCTGTGCATAACCAAAACCAAACGCGACATCCTCATCTGTGCGTCCATAAATGTGGGGTATGCCATAAGCATCGCGCAAAATACGCGCCTTACCCTCTGTAGGAGAAAACAGGGAATCGCCCAGTTTTGCGACCAGTGTATCAACCGGGACTTCAGCCAGCAACACTGCGAGGCTGTCCCGATTAATCGCACCCTCTTGCGCCCCACTTTGACTGGCAAAAGCAATAAAAAATAGAAAGATGACGAATAGACGAATAGACGAATAGACGAACCTCACCCCGCCCCCCAAAGTTGTTACAAACTCAGTCTTAGAATTTACGATTCGTATATTCGCTGATTCGTAGATTCGTTCCATCCCCTACTCCCTGAACAAATGATCTTCAATGGGCAATGCCATGGCAATGCCATTGATCGCAGAAATAAGCCCCGCCTCCATAATTTCCTGTGCATTGCGCGACAAATCCGCGCAAGTCACAAAACCGGGCGATGCACCAGATTGAATACAATGAATAAAATGTTCGGAGGCATTATTTCCCCCTTCGGGCAATGCATCTGGCGCAATTGTTTTGCCGTCTTTACAATCACGGGTGTACAAAACAACATCGCTTCCCGCAATAATCGTCCCTTCCGTCCCGTGCAACATCAAATCGTGCGGCGGCTTGTGCGGCACAGCTTCTGTCCAGGTCATCTCCAGCCGGCACATCGCATTTGGATAGCGCAAAATCATCATCCCATTATCATCTACAGGCAAATGCGTTTTCAATAGCCGCCCCGCCATTCCCACCACGCGATTTGGTCGCCCCAAAAACAACACGCACAAACTCGCGCCATATCCCCCGTAATCGTTAAAAGCACCGGCGCCATTGAGATGGCTATCAAATAGGAAGTCGCAAAAATGTTCGGAACACCCCAACTCATCCGGTCCACAATGCCCACCGCGCCACAGCAGTTGCCACACCTGTCCGATCGCGCCTTCTTGCACCAAGCGATAAGCTGTGCGGATGCCGCGATTCCATGCCGTTGGCCAATTGACCATCAACACCGTCCCCGCCTTTCGCGCAGCCGTCAACATGCGGTCTGCTTGCTCTAAGGTCGCTGCCATCGGTTTTTCAACCATCACATGAATTCCGCGCGGCGCACACAATTCCACCACATCGGCGTGATGTGCAGTGGGAGTAAATACAAATACCGCATCAGGCTCCTCATTGTCCAGCAACGCTTCAAAATCATCATATACCAGTTCACAACCCGTTGCCTCGACGAATTTTTCTCTCAGCTCTGCATTGCCATCTGCACCAGCCACCAGCACGGCATTATCCAGTGCTTTGAGCGCCCGCAAATTTGACCACACGTGATCGTGTGCCAGCCCCAATGCGGCCACTTTTACCCTTTCCGCCATAAATACCTCCTCAAATGTCTGAATCAGGATATTACAGTATGAAACAGATTTGGCTCCAAATGATACAGCGGAGAATAACAGGAGTAAAGAGGAAAAAGGCGATGCAAAAAACAAAAAGCCCGGATAAGTTCCTGAAGAAGCCATCCGGGCTTTTTATTATTTAGCAGCCTACAACGAACGCAACGGGTTCTCACTACTCCTCTCCCAGGTCTTTAATCACCAGGTCACCGTCTGCCACATCTACCTCAATCTGCGCGCCGTCCGATATATCGCCACTGATCAACGCGCGCCCAATGCGCGTCTCCAATTCGTGCTGTAAGAACCGTTTGAGGGGGCGTGCGCCAAACACTGGATCAAACCCTTTTCGGGCGATAAATCCCTTCGCGTCCTCTGAAAGGGTAAGATCAATCTGCCTGTTGGACAATCGGTTACGCAAATCCACAATAAGCAAATCCAAAATTTTAGTGATTTCCGACAACAACAGTGGCTTAAACAGCACCACATCATCTATACGGTTGAGAAATTCGGGCCTGAACTGCTGTCTCAATTCTGCCATCACCGCATCGCGGGCAGATTTGCGAATCTCGCCATCATCGGTCACACCCTCGAGCAAATACGGCGAACCGATATTTGATGTCATAATTACCACTGTATTCTTAAAATCCACGACATGCCCCTGTGCATCTGTCAAGCGGCCGTCGTCGAGCAACTGAAGCAAAATATTGAAAACATCGCTGTGAGCCTTTTCAATCTCGTCGAACAAAATCACCGAATACGGTTTGCGGCGCACAGCTTCCGTCAATTGCCCGCCTTCGTCGTAACCGAT
This window encodes:
- a CDS encoding penicillin acylase family protein translates to MERIYESANIRIVNSKTEFVTTLGGGVRFVYSSIRLFVIFLFFIAFASQSGAQEGAINRDSLAVLLAEVPVDTLVAKLGDSLFSPTEGKARILRDAYGIPHIYGRTDEDVAFGFGYAQAEDHLLQMLKNFRQARGRLAEVEGASALKLDEMALRWRIHSVAGERYGDISEETRQYIAAFVGGINHYIEIHRQVLPQWVQDVRAVDVVALARWILFLFAEQTGESELAQVGLTTAVPKLPGSNLWVAGPSRSDSGAPVLAMDVQLPYTTPFQLCEAHLVSNAGLDVMGATFFGLPVIFVGHNGHIAWSITTNDIDVFDLYEERLDPINPRRYFYGDEKRRVVSRRVKIHTEEGMREVERGFFYTDHGPVYKTIGNWAYAARTSVADRVDAMGQLLAMNRAVSLGAFQQALSHLELPVFNVIYGDVMGEIFYVFNGRCPVRSEDFDWRAPVPGWMPETEWRGMIAFSQLPQVHNPTSGSLQNCNVSPDVVAIDSGLKRDDFPSFLGWGTPNYRAQRIVNWLLTHQNIAVGDMQALLRDDYLVDAEEYKGLIYRAYNRVWPVLFDPNWEVGRAVQILRAWDNRASLESVGTLLFSIWKARFDSSFAQVPQKRDIFVREKVALEALQQAVAYMTATYGRLDVPWGQVHYLKRGDRIFPMSGAPFGTEALHQTLTRIEADGTMLIEGGSAFGMVVSLVQPVQSWSALAYGNSEDPESPHYDDQADLQHRNTFKKTIFTTGDLQSVLTDLTTVPYDPEEAEHQSLRALWHKQLQTGAIAPDSTNTGPESSRDD
- a CDS encoding Gfo/Idh/MocA family oxidoreductase is translated as MASSGTYPGFLFFASPFSSLLLLFSAVSFGAKSVSYCNILIQTFEEVFMAERVKVAALGLAHDHVWSNLRALKALDNAVLVAGADGNAELREKFVEATGCELVYDDFEALLDNEEPDAVFVFTPTAHHADVVELCAPRGIHVMVEKPMAATLEQADRMLTAARKAGTVLMVNWPTAWNRGIRTAYRLVQEGAIGQVWQLLWRGGHCGPDELGCSEHFCDFLFDSHLNGAGAFNDYGGYGASLCVLFLGRPNRVVGMAGRLLKTHLPVDDNGMMILRYPNAMCRLEMTWTEAVPHKPPHDLMLHGTEGTIIAGSDVVLYTRDCKDGKTIAPDALPEGGNNASEHFIHCIQSGASPGFVTCADLSRNAQEIMEAGLISAINGIAMALPIEDHLFRE